One Eurosta solidaginis isolate ZX-2024a chromosome 1, ASM4086904v1, whole genome shotgun sequence genomic window, gttaaattaaagggaatgcatcaaaatagttaaaggaaattggtaattttaataaagaacacttatttgtacaaatttgtgctaaattatgtatttacattctaccacaatattctcactgttaatacaacaacaacaacaaccacaatattctttattttaaagcttggtacgcagatcacaagtaattgctcaagaaaaattttgccttttttcttgcgtgaaaaatagtagtatggaagtaattttgacgtttaaaaatCCACGATGAATAGCGAAGCAAGCGagaagaagagcacataaacacaagaaatgtaaatattataaaataaacaaaagaaatgaaaatataaaactgCAATAAAAGCTCGCGAATTTTTTCTAAGTTTTATACCTGCTGTTGTagaaaattacggattttttggTGTGCTATTGAATTATACTTTTTGTAGTGATGGACGACGAGTAAGTAACACAAAATTTCACACAATTATGTATTGTTTTtgcatacaaattttaattttattgtaggaTAAATTTTTTGAATCTACTAAGCTGTGGAGCCATGATGGCATACAGAGGAAATGCAGAGAAGCAAACGACGCAAGAAGGCAAGGCATTGGGTAAGCCCATACCTGAAAGATAGGAACGAAAAGGGCAGGTTCGCGAGTGACTTCGAACATTTGCACATGGACAGCAGTAGGTTCATTGAAAATTTCCGTATGCCGCCGGAAATTTTCGAcgaacttttcgaattattgcaGCCGCACCTCCGTCCAAAAAAGAATACGAGGCCAAAAGATGGTATCCCCACCAAAACGAAATTAGCAATTGTGCTAGAGTAAGGTTTTAAAACATtgataaaaatcaaattttattggTTTCTTTTCTTAGATACATGGCTGCTGGAACTTTACAGAGTCATATCGCCTCTTGCTACCACATTAGCAAACAGCATATTGGAAAAATCGTTTCCGATGTATGCAAGGCGATTTGCTGTGCCCTGAAGCAGGAAATTGCAGAGTGGACAGAGGCCACATTGCGGGAAGTAGCTGACGGTTTTCAAAAGCAGTGGAATTTCCCAAACTGCGTTGGTGCCATTGATGGGAAACATGTCGCTATAAAAGCACCACCAAATTCTGGAAGCTTATTCTATAATTATAAAGTAAGTTTTTGCACATACACATAGGTAATCCTAAATACATTTCATTCTTTGAGTGGTAGAGTTAACACATTTAGGATTCTCCAATGGAATAGTATCATTCCGAATCACTATAAAAGACTATGGGTCATGTTAATAGTCAGAATTAAGAAGGTACTTGAAGTAAGTACTATATATATAACAGTTTTTTGACATAATTTGCAATGGGCTAtgtgtcaaaaaagctgcaactagtTTAAAGTACCTTCTTAATATTGCTTATGAATACGCCTCTATCGTAATTTAAAGCATTGGGAAGACTAGCATAATTTAGGTACCAGCATTGAGGAATATACTTTTACAGATATTCCAGTGAAAGATATTTTAAGGAAtatctatatataaataaaattttttttaatttcttttggtAAGCCCTTTGTCCGATTTGAAGCAACAATTA contains:
- the LOC137236937 gene encoding putative nuclease HARBI1, giving the protein MQRSKRRKKARHWVSPYLKDRNEKGRFASDFEHLHMDSSRFIENFRMPPEIFDELFELLQPHLRPKKNTRPKDGIPTKTKLAIVLEYMAAGTLQSHIASCYHISKQHIGKIVSDVCKAICCALKQEIAEWTEATLREVADGFQKQWNFPNCVGAIDGKHVAIKAPPNSGSLFYNYKGFHSIVLMATCDANYRFTYIDVGAYESEGDSNVVKNSKFGSSVLND